The Elusimicrobiota bacterium genome segment TTCCATCATGAAAATTCTCAGCGGCACCGCACGGGGACGAACCGTGCGAACCCTTCCCAACAATCCGCTTGTTCGACCGATCCTTGCGCGAATCAAAAAATCTGTCTTTGACATCATCCGGCCTCGAATAGTGGGAAGTCATTTTTTGGACCTCTATGCTGGAACGGGTTCGGTGGGACTTGAAGCCTTATCGGAGGGAGCCAGTCATGCCACCTTCGTTGAACAAGAGCCGAAATGCGTTCGATTAATCCATGAAAACATCACGCTGTTTAAATTCGACAGCCAAGCTTCGGTCTTCCGAATGAGTGCCGTTGGGGACCTCTCCTTTTTACCGAAAAATTTCGATTTGATCTTTATGGGGCCTCCTTACAAAGACGCCCAAAAAAATCCCCTGGCTTTGGTGACACCCACTCTCGAAAACATCTCGAAATATTCCTTGTTAAATCCAAAAGGTTTGGTTATTGCCCAGCACCACAAAAATGAAAAGGTGACCTCCTTCGGCCCTTGGAACTTGAAGCGGCAAGAGAAATACGGGGACACCTTGGTCACTTTTTTTACCCTGACTCCCGCATGACAAATGCCGTCGAAATATCCCACTCTCGGATGCAGGCTTACGAACGGTGTCCTTGGATGTACCATCTTATATTTGATGAAGGCTGGCGCTCTGGCCCCAGCGCCAAAGCAGCTTTGGGGCAATCGATCCATCGAACGTTAGACAAGTACTTGTCCCCTGAGAACACCGAAAAATCCTTGCCTCGTCTTTTGGAAATTTTCGATGAACAATGGGTCAATGAAGGATTTGACTCTCCTCAAGCGACAATGGAGGCCTATCAATCCGGCCAAACCATTTTGGAGAAATTTTTTGAATTGGATAAAGACCGAACCTCCGAAGTTGTTTCGACGGAAAAAGAGTTTAATATTGAACTTCCCGGACCCGTTCAATTAAGAGGAACCATTGACCGCCTGGATATCCACAAAGATGGCACCTACGAAATCATCGAGTACAAGACCCAATCGCCGCCATGGAATGAATCGCGCATCGCACAGGACCAACAAATGACGCTTTATGCCCTTGGAATGACTGAAACCCTTAAAGGAGCCCCTCTTAAACTCACCTATTATTTTCTATCTTCCGGTACATCCATTGAAACAATCCGAACCCAACAACAACTGGAGGAGGCGCGCGCGCGTATTTTATCTGTGGCTGAAAAAATCAAACAACATCAATTCAACCCCAACCACAACTACTGTTCCCACTGCGAATTCGGAAAACGTTGCGTCCATTTTAAATCAACATGAAAAGACCACTTGTTATTAAAGCGGGGGGAGAATTGATGATCCCCGGCCCCATTCGAAAAAAAATAATTTTAGCCCTCGCTCGAATAGGTAAAAAATATCCGGTGGTATTTGTTCATGGGGGAGGACCCCAAATTGAAGAAGAACTCAATCGGAATAAGATACCGACCCGATTCGTTAAAGGACGAAGGTTTACCTCTCCCGAAGCCATCGTGCATGTGGAACGGGTGCTCAGTGGGCAAATCAATAAAAGTATTGCCGCTGACCTTGCCGCCTTGGGTCGCCCAGCGGTGGGACTCTCCTGCCGGGATGGACAAACCCTCACAGCCCAACCAATCCCCGGACTGGGCCGGGCCGGAAAACCCTTGCAGACACGTCCCGCCCTTTTATCAGTACTCCTAAAAGCAGGTTTTCTCCCGGTGGTTTCTTCTGTGGGTTCTGACAAAAAAGGCCATCCCATCAACATCAACGCGGACGACGTCGCCAGTGCTTTGGCCATCAGCCTCAAAGCCGCGAATCTCATTTTCCTGACCAACATTTCAGGAGTGCTCGACAAAGAAAAGAACCGCATTCCGGTTCTCAAAACAGAAAAAATTGACAAACTCATTTCCTCTGGCGTCATCACAGGGGGAATGATCCCCAAAGTTCAATCCGCAAGATCCGCTATTCACCAAGGAATTGGGGAAGTTGACATCCTCAATGGAAAAATGGGAATTGACTTTGAACATGGAACAAGGATCCGCCAATAACAATGAACAACCCCTTCGCTGAAAAAGAACTTAAACATTTCCTTCACACCTTCAAACGCCAACCGCTCTTGATCGCCAAAGCCAAGGGAGCGCTGGTGTGGGACAATCATGGGAAAAAGTACTTTGATTTCTTTTCTGGACTGGCCGTCTGCGGCGTGGGCCACAACCATCCGAAAGTGGTCCAAGCCATTCGATCACAAGCAGGGAAAGTGCTCCACTCCTCCAATTATTTTTATACCCATCCCCAAATGCAATTGGCGGAAAGTTTAACCAGGCGTTATGAAGGGTCTCGGGTCTTCTTTTCGAATTCAGGGGCTGAAGCCAACGAACTGGCCATTAAACTGGCTCGGTTGTGGGCCACCCGAAATAACAAACCCGGGCGGGAGATCATCACATTCGAAAATGCCTTTCATGGACGCACTCTGGCCACCACCACCGCCTCTTGGGGCCGATCCCGTTCCAATGATGTGTTTGAACCGCTCCCTCAAGGGTTTCACCAGTCTCCGTTCAATGATCTGGAAAAGCTGAAACAAGCCGTGACGACGAACACCATCGCTATTTTACTCGAGCCCGTCCAAGGAGAGGGGGGCATCAACATTGCGACTCCGGAATTCATGGCGGGTATTGCTCAACTTTGTGAAAAACAAAATTTGCTTTTGCTTATGGATGAAGTGCAAACCGGAATGGGACGAACGGGGAAATTTTTTGCTTTTGAACATTATGGGATCAAACCAGATGTCATAACCCTGGCCAAAGGACTGGCTGGCGGACTTCCCTTGGGAGCCACTTTGGCGATCACAAAAGTGGCACAACACATGGTTCCGGGACTTCATGGCTCGACTTTTGGCGGAAATCCGGTTGCTTGCGCGGCCTCTCTGGAAGTATTAAAACTCCTCACGCCACGGGCGCTGCAACAGATTCAAAAATCCGCTGAGTGCATCAAAGACATCCTTTCAAGTTTCACTGAATTCCCTTCCGTAAAAGCCATCCGGTCGTTTGGCTTGATGACCGGAATGGAGCTCCATGAAAGTGGTGATCCCTACGTTGAATTGGCGCGCGAAAGAGGACTTTTGATCAATTGCACCCAAGGCCATGTGCTGCGGTTCTTGCCGCCCTATTTTATTTCAAGACCCGATTTAATGCGCTGCATAAAAATTCTGCGCTCTGTTTTCGAAACATTAAATAAACCGAGTCGCACAACCAAATGAGAGGATAAATATGGCCAAGTTGAAAAAATCACTTCGTTTTTCTTCCAAGCGAAACCGAAGAGGGAAAATTGTCATGATCAAATCGCGCGAGATTCTTGATTCAAGAGGAAATCCCACCGTTGAAGTCGACGTGATTCTCTCAGACGGCAGTATCGGCCGAGCGGCGGTCCCTTCAGGCGCTTCGACCGGAGCTCACGAAGCTCTCGAAATGCGCGATGGCGATCCCAAACGCTACGGTGGAAAAGGGGTCCTCAAAGTTGTGGGCCACATTGACACCAAAATATCCGCCGCGCTTAAAGGACAAGACGCCTCCAACCAAATCCAAATTGACGAACGCCTCATTGAACTTGACGGAACTCCCAATAAATCGAATTTGGGCGCAAACGCCATTTTGGGAGTCTCTTTGGCTTGCGCTCGAGCCGGCGCATCGTCGAAAGGAATTGCTTTGTACCAACACATTCGTGAATCATTTGGATATGAACGCAAATCGATCCTGATGCCCGTGCCATTAATGAACGTGCTTAATGGGGGAGCTCATGCCGACAATAACGTCGATATTCAAGAATTCATGATTGTTCCTGTCCGTGATGGGTCTTTTAAAGAAGCGCTTCGTTGCGGTGCTGAAGTGTTCCACTCCCTTAAAAAAATTCTTCAAAGTAAAAACCTGGCCACCTCGGTGGGAGACGAAGGCGGGTTCGCCCCCAATCTTTCCTCAAATGAAGAGGCCCTCGAACTCCTCTGTCAAGCGATCACAAGTGCGGGATACAAACCTGGCAAAGACGTCCTTTTGGCTTTGGACGTGGCTTCCAATGAACTGTACAAGAACGGGAAATATACGCTGGAAGGGGAAAAAGGGTCCCCGTCCCTGAGCGCCAAAGAAATGGTTGCTTTCTATGCAAAATGGCTTAAGGACTATCCCATTGTGTCCATTGAAGACGGCCTGTATGAAGATGATTGGGATGGATGGAAAATATTTACGGATGAACTTGGAAAAAGGCTTCAATTGGTCGGAGATGATCTTTTCGTGACCAACACCTCCCGTCTCCAAGATGGAATCAACAAAGGGGTGGCGAATGCCATTTTGATAAAAGTCAACCAAATTGGAAGTCTCACAGAAACCATTCGCGCCATCCAATTGGCCACCAAACATGGCTATCGCTCGATTATTTCTCACCGCTCCGGTGAAACAGAGGATTCTTTTATCGCTGACTTGGCTGTGGCCACAGGCGCCGGCCAAATAAAAACAGGATCAGCTTCTCGATCGGACCGAATGGCCAAATACAATCAACTCCTGCGACTTGAGGAGGAGCTGGGGCGTCGGGCCAGTTTCCCCGGCCATCATGTTTTCGAAGGGAATTGATTGGAGTTAAATAAAAATAAGGTTTGGCTGTGGCTGGCTGGAGCCATACTGATTGTATTCACCTTTGTCTTAAGCGACAGTGTTAAAAACACAATCAGGCGCCAACGTCTGATTAAAAAGGCAGAGGCCGAACTCACGCAACTTTCTAAAGATACGGAAGAAATGAGAAAGAAAATCGATCGATTGGAATCGCATCCCAAATCCTATGAACGATTGGTGCGAAAAGAGCTGGGATATTTAAAACCAGGGGAAACCGAAGTTCGCTTTTTGGGAGACTGATTCATGGCCAAAACTTTTTATGTGAATTGCCCTTGCTGCAGAGCCCTTATTGAGGTGGCGGCGGAAGACGGACATGTGGTGAATAAATGGACGCCCTCTGAGAGAGAAACAAGTGGGATTGACAAAATGTCCGCCGCGCTCCAAAAAATAGAAGACGACAAGAAAAAACGCGCCACCCTGTTTGACAAAACCAAAGCCGGCCTGGACGAAAAGAAAAAGAAGATCGATGAAGCTTTTAAGAAAGAAGTGGAAAAGGTGAAAAAAGAAGGGATTGGAGAAAAACCGCTTACGCCTTTTGACCTCGACTAGATTTCTTCGCCGGCGAAAAGATGATAACCGTGGGATTGCGAATAGATTCTCCCGGAAAACGAATGGCGTGATTTTTACCGTATTTGGGTTTTATCACAATCGGCAAATCCACATGATGGCC includes the following:
- the rsmD gene encoding Ribosomal RNA small subunit methyltransferase D, which encodes MKILSGTARGRTVRTLPNNPLVRPILARIKKSVFDIIRPRIVGSHFLDLYAGTGSVGLEALSEGASHATFVEQEPKCVRLIHENITLFKFDSQASVFRMSAVGDLSFLPKNFDLIFMGPPYKDAQKNPLALVTPTLENISKYSLLNPKGLVIAQHHKNEKVTSFGPWNLKRQEKYGDTLVTFFTLTPA
- the argB gene encoding Acetylglutamate kinase; amino-acid sequence: MKRPLVIKAGGELMIPGPIRKKIILALARIGKKYPVVFVHGGGPQIEEELNRNKIPTRFVKGRRFTSPEAIVHVERVLSGQINKSIAADLAALGRPAVGLSCRDGQTLTAQPIPGLGRAGKPLQTRPALLSVLLKAGFLPVVSSVGSDKKGHPININADDVASALAISLKAANLIFLTNISGVLDKEKNRIPVLKTEKIDKLISSGVITGGMIPKVQSARSAIHQGIGEVDILNGKMGIDFEHGTRIRQ
- the argD gene encoding Acetylornithine aminotransferase, encoding MNNPFAEKELKHFLHTFKRQPLLIAKAKGALVWDNHGKKYFDFFSGLAVCGVGHNHPKVVQAIRSQAGKVLHSSNYFYTHPQMQLAESLTRRYEGSRVFFSNSGAEANELAIKLARLWATRNNKPGREIITFENAFHGRTLATTTASWGRSRSNDVFEPLPQGFHQSPFNDLEKLKQAVTTNTIAILLEPVQGEGGINIATPEFMAGIAQLCEKQNLLLLMDEVQTGMGRTGKFFAFEHYGIKPDVITLAKGLAGGLPLGATLAITKVAQHMVPGLHGSTFGGNPVACAASLEVLKLLTPRALQQIQKSAECIKDILSSFTEFPSVKAIRSFGLMTGMELHESGDPYVELARERGLLINCTQGHVLRFLPPYFISRPDLMRCIKILRSVFETLNKPSRTTK
- the eno gene encoding Enolase → MIKSREILDSRGNPTVEVDVILSDGSIGRAAVPSGASTGAHEALEMRDGDPKRYGGKGVLKVVGHIDTKISAALKGQDASNQIQIDERLIELDGTPNKSNLGANAILGVSLACARAGASSKGIALYQHIRESFGYERKSILMPVPLMNVLNGGAHADNNVDIQEFMIVPVRDGSFKEALRCGAEVFHSLKKILQSKNLATSVGDEGGFAPNLSSNEEALELLCQAITSAGYKPGKDVLLALDVASNELYKNGKYTLEGEKGSPSLSAKEMVAFYAKWLKDYPIVSIEDGLYEDDWDGWKIFTDELGKRLQLVGDDLFVTNTSRLQDGINKGVANAILIKVNQIGSLTETIRAIQLATKHGYRSIISHRSGETEDSFIADLAVATGAGQIKTGSASRSDRMAKYNQLLRLEEELGRRASFPGHHVFEGN